Proteins found in one Legionella pneumophila subsp. pascullei genomic segment:
- a CDS encoding sugar porter family MFS transporter: protein MNPALSTTWRTYGILTIAICSGLLVGYVTAVIAGALPLINKALYLNTWHQGLLVAIILVGGVCGSFLCNKIIFSLGHKKTLMLVAITFIIGSIWSALSANFWSLISARFFIGLAVGTTTVISPMYIAETSPDHSRGFLVASVQLAITIGILLAYISNYYFAPTQNWEMMFGIGVLPAILLLMIVPLQLESPRWLFLKRRIDEAKIVFFKLHGFHWTELDTIQPESGSDSRFKTLFHPFVFPVVLFTSGLFFFQNLSGIDAILYYAPTIFTQSGFTSLQSGLGVTILIGIINSLATLLSMWLIDHLGRRPIAIFGLLFMTLSLIGFSIFQPYVDTYLVLRWLTVLMLLIFVASFAVSMGPIPYVLMTELFPIHLRTLGMGIASATAWGINALVTFAYPLLTEYIGISKLFLVFALVCAVTWGICVLFCPETKNQTLEAIEKRLHAGVKLRKLGE from the coding sequence ATGAACCCCGCTTTATCAACAACATGGCGTACATACGGTATCCTTACAATAGCTATCTGTTCAGGACTCCTTGTAGGTTATGTGACAGCAGTGATTGCTGGCGCGCTACCCTTAATCAATAAAGCACTTTATCTGAATACTTGGCATCAAGGTTTACTGGTTGCGATTATTTTGGTCGGGGGGGTTTGTGGGTCGTTTTTATGCAACAAAATTATCTTCTCATTAGGACATAAAAAAACATTAATGCTGGTAGCTATAACCTTTATAATTGGTTCAATTTGGAGTGCGCTGTCAGCCAATTTTTGGTCGCTTATCAGCGCAAGGTTTTTTATAGGATTAGCAGTGGGGACAACAACAGTCATTAGCCCCATGTATATAGCTGAAACATCACCCGATCATTCTCGCGGATTTTTAGTGGCTAGTGTTCAATTAGCCATCACCATCGGTATATTACTGGCCTACATCAGTAATTATTACTTTGCGCCAACTCAAAATTGGGAAATGATGTTCGGAATCGGCGTATTGCCTGCTATTTTGTTGTTGATGATTGTTCCTTTGCAATTGGAAAGCCCTCGCTGGCTATTCCTTAAAAGGCGAATAGATGAAGCAAAAATCGTTTTTTTTAAGTTGCATGGCTTCCACTGGACAGAGCTCGATACCATTCAACCAGAATCAGGATCTGATAGTCGTTTTAAAACACTTTTTCATCCCTTTGTTTTTCCTGTCGTATTATTCACTTCCGGATTATTTTTCTTCCAAAATTTAAGCGGTATCGATGCTATTTTGTACTACGCCCCTACTATTTTTACTCAATCCGGTTTTACCAGTCTTCAAAGTGGTCTTGGAGTTACCATTCTCATTGGCATTATTAATAGTCTCGCTACGCTTTTATCAATGTGGCTTATTGACCATTTAGGACGAAGACCAATTGCTATTTTTGGTCTCCTATTCATGACTTTAAGTCTTATTGGATTTAGTATATTTCAACCCTATGTGGACACCTATTTGGTGCTGAGGTGGTTAACAGTGTTGATGTTATTAATATTTGTTGCTTCTTTTGCAGTGAGTATGGGACCCATCCCCTATGTTCTTATGACGGAACTTTTCCCTATCCACCTGAGGACTCTTGGCATGGGGATAGCTTCCGCTACGGCATGGGGAATTAATGCATTGGTGACGTTTGCCTATCCTTTGCTGACTGAATATATAGGGATAAGCAAATTATTTCTTGTTTTTGCCCTGGTTTGTGCAGTAACCTGGGGAATTTGTGTATTGTTTTGCCCTGAAACCAAGAATCAAACACTTGAAGCAATTGAAAAGAGACTACATGCAGGAGTTAAATTAAGAAAGCTTGGTGAGTAA
- a CDS encoding SidJ family T4SS effector polyglutamylation protein: MFSYLDKLLDGIFGYQKPDTSQLSTSTPPTLTTVPLKQEYFVKTGESETQDLGLLPVVSKRHNQSVPLEEIPFEDTRLELIELYIALLKQCVLDEKLKSIPAQYLISHYLFLKTLAANERNKGRKDLYLNLSQKVADYLEKNESKIWSMAVECTKTSEYPIVSWIKNHQIHFNFIRAFILDNNKKPLTHNQRAFMQQFSDSAAFFFPNQVYLAWLTQSYEPDSILNPMYRESRSTHYYHANITDNLLLRTRPKQVNLGAQHFFQKGKGSVKNTFRFNMNDGKLLRIQGRTLLFSTNKGNEIIAVKVQKKGEPQSALSSEFQMADYLLKHQRRLNLQSQLPIPLSQYSINRAEVLEKCRKSPGFEKFENLISDAKNLEVYVYKAISSYFTYLHDKQQSLRQFTSSVQKNVHDLFVLLREGIVFPYLADMFHTHIDKGKRNDKGRYQALVELLSALQSQMGRLDKWQKAVEFVNLRVSGIADLGDNLPLTSFLTVSDWTKHYHEELLTGAYHPSFLFLDKSSGSVRSLFNSRRRVFGNYLYLNIIAEYLLVIQLAIGSYGDKVTRKMDTKSKIKVWEDLAELMFSSCAEAVNLITGIPKSRALSFIKQRANVRKHTQQTSFWMTPDYSNMDSLSIQSQQSNMYPGESDYEINSDLVPGLGLSLDGINQDLGDYNQASPLRELEKLLYATVTLIEGTQQLDKQFFQQLNETEKMIASAAETDKCYQAVAKLLELARPGCQMQRRLALSYYDTIKRIHPYSNPYDLRFELVAKEEAITKIQRFWREHKKEDPSIEKGFDFHRNIISSQSSL, encoded by the coding sequence ATGTTTAGTTATCTGGATAAATTATTAGATGGAATATTTGGTTATCAAAAGCCAGATACTAGTCAGTTAAGCACCTCAACGCCACCTACTCTAACTACGGTTCCTTTGAAACAAGAATATTTTGTAAAAACTGGGGAAAGTGAAACACAGGATCTAGGCTTACTGCCAGTGGTTAGCAAGCGACATAATCAATCAGTTCCCTTGGAGGAAATTCCTTTTGAGGATACCAGACTTGAGTTGATTGAGCTTTATATTGCATTGTTAAAACAATGTGTTTTAGATGAAAAACTGAAGAGCATCCCTGCGCAGTATCTTATATCGCATTATCTTTTTCTAAAAACCTTGGCTGCCAATGAGAGAAATAAAGGCCGTAAAGATCTGTATCTTAATTTATCTCAAAAAGTGGCTGATTATCTTGAAAAAAATGAATCTAAAATATGGAGTATGGCTGTTGAATGCACTAAAACCAGTGAGTATCCCATTGTTTCCTGGATAAAAAATCACCAGATTCATTTTAATTTTATAAGAGCTTTTATACTGGATAACAATAAGAAACCATTGACACATAATCAACGTGCGTTTATGCAGCAGTTTAGTGATTCCGCTGCGTTTTTCTTTCCAAATCAGGTTTACCTGGCTTGGCTTACCCAATCCTATGAACCAGACTCTATTTTGAATCCTATGTACCGTGAGAGCAGGTCGACGCATTATTATCATGCGAACATCACTGATAATCTCTTGCTAAGAACACGCCCCAAACAGGTCAATCTTGGCGCTCAACATTTTTTCCAAAAAGGAAAAGGCTCCGTCAAGAATACGTTTCGTTTCAATATGAATGACGGGAAATTACTGCGCATACAGGGAAGAACATTACTTTTTAGCACGAATAAAGGCAATGAAATTATTGCTGTAAAGGTGCAAAAAAAGGGGGAACCGCAATCTGCTTTAAGTAGTGAATTTCAAATGGCAGATTATTTGTTGAAACATCAACGCCGTTTGAATTTGCAAAGCCAATTACCTATCCCTCTCAGCCAGTATTCAATTAATCGAGCAGAGGTTCTCGAAAAATGCCGAAAATCACCTGGTTTTGAGAAATTCGAGAATTTGATAAGTGATGCAAAAAATCTGGAGGTTTATGTATATAAAGCAATATCCTCTTATTTTACCTATCTGCATGATAAGCAGCAGAGCCTTAGGCAATTCACTTCTTCAGTGCAAAAAAATGTACATGATCTTTTCGTGCTCCTAAGAGAAGGTATAGTATTTCCTTATCTGGCTGATATGTTTCATACTCATATTGATAAGGGTAAAAGGAACGATAAGGGCCGATATCAGGCCTTGGTTGAGCTTTTAAGTGCCTTGCAATCACAAATGGGTCGTCTTGATAAATGGCAAAAGGCAGTTGAGTTTGTTAACTTAAGAGTCAGCGGTATTGCTGATCTGGGTGACAACCTTCCTTTGACCAGCTTTTTGACAGTTTCTGATTGGACAAAACATTATCACGAGGAATTGCTAACAGGTGCTTACCATCCATCTTTTCTATTTCTCGATAAATCGAGTGGCTCGGTTCGATCATTGTTCAACAGCCGTCGCAGAGTATTCGGTAATTATTTGTATCTGAATATTATCGCTGAGTATCTATTAGTTATTCAATTGGCGATTGGTAGCTATGGCGATAAAGTGACCCGTAAAATGGATACTAAAAGTAAAATCAAGGTTTGGGAGGATTTAGCGGAATTGATGTTTTCCAGTTGTGCTGAAGCGGTTAATTTGATAACTGGTATTCCTAAATCAAGAGCACTTTCTTTTATAAAGCAAAGGGCGAATGTGAGAAAACATACTCAACAAACGTCGTTTTGGATGACTCCGGATTATTCAAATATGGATAGTCTGAGTATTCAGTCTCAACAATCCAATATGTATCCAGGTGAATCGGATTATGAAATAAACAGTGATTTAGTTCCGGGACTGGGCTTGAGTCTTGATGGCATCAATCAGGATTTAGGTGATTATAACCAGGCAAGTCCTTTAAGGGAGCTAGAGAAATTATTATATGCTACAGTGACCTTAATAGAGGGGACCCAGCAACTGGATAAGCAATTTTTTCAACAATTGAATGAAACTGAGAAAATGATTGCGAGTGCTGCTGAAACTGATAAATGTTATCAAGCTGTTGCAAAACTCCTTGAGCTTGCGCGGCCTGGTTGTCAAATGCAGCGAAGATTAGCTTTGTCTTACTATGATACAATCAAACGAATACATCCTTATTCAAATCCGTATGATTTGAGATTTGAACTTGTTGCAAAAGAAGAAGCAATTACAAAAATCCAGCGTTTTTGGCGAGAACATAAAAAAGAAGACCCATCGATTGAAAAAGGTTTTGATTTTCATAGAAACATTATTTCGTCTCAGTCGTCTTTATGA
- a CDS encoding iron-containing redox enzyme family protein, with amino-acid sequence MPEETSINLPKSLSHFLVQSDLDYKNSLSSIPLFDVKRTIFWDDNLRKMFASIFYHLRGHFINFLWYVANFADNEASKQIIIQNIYEEIGIGNRFSHEKLYERFAKECGVDIHDEIVNETNYMPFAKEFNKAHLSWLAQHDPKDHLCAFAAYERLDNLDYPFLVELAKSMKISQHGMTFFNVHTHVDHFDTTLQLIVPIWEESPQRLIESFDFIQTHQLRMWEQFSNVLFH; translated from the coding sequence ATGCCTGAAGAGACAAGCATAAATTTACCAAAATCACTCAGCCATTTTCTTGTTCAATCTGATTTGGATTATAAGAATTCATTGAGTTCGATTCCTTTATTTGACGTTAAGCGAACTATTTTCTGGGATGACAACCTTAGAAAAATGTTTGCCTCAATCTTTTATCATTTGAGAGGACATTTTATAAATTTTTTGTGGTATGTTGCCAACTTTGCTGATAATGAAGCTTCAAAGCAAATTATTATTCAAAATATTTATGAAGAAATTGGAATTGGCAATCGTTTTTCCCATGAAAAGCTTTATGAGCGTTTTGCAAAAGAATGCGGTGTTGATATTCATGATGAAATAGTGAATGAAACCAACTATATGCCTTTTGCCAAAGAATTTAATAAAGCTCATTTATCCTGGTTGGCGCAACATGATCCTAAAGATCATTTGTGTGCTTTTGCTGCTTATGAGCGTTTGGATAATCTTGATTATCCTTTTCTTGTTGAACTTGCCAAATCGATGAAAATATCTCAACATGGTATGACCTTCTTTAATGTACATACCCACGTTGATCATTTTGATACCACACTACAATTGATTGTGCCCATATGGGAAGAATCTCCCCAGCGGCTGATTGAGTCATTTGATTTTATTCAAACTCATCAGTTGAGGATGTGGGAGCAGTTTTCCAATGTATTATTTCATTAA
- the mesI gene encoding Dot/Icm T4SS effector metaeffector MesI, whose product MPKGKPMPNTLKELEKLICEEGITDNVIATLSKLKPFDLAMLKATSNVKVKTLLDSDELKPFWVNKFNKLRLEKDHTFQFRNPDPQSRADFYCGYVLYLVALKEKQKEDPNNYYDHLKLSFSTFNCFYAAQEILTFLIGSCKNDSKRENIDFLYNCVTSQSTPIQEHKTPGCLLLANAYFYLAGFYQHLNLKAESIECYKECWEQLHLAQLLETDSEREIHNAYFNKGLATSNAFGLNSISDIKARCLELASEALPYPVRNAREANAVRTFENRFKDSMSTAGKDDEDSITRPIIL is encoded by the coding sequence ATGCCAAAAGGAAAACCAATGCCTAATACTCTGAAAGAATTGGAAAAATTAATCTGCGAGGAAGGCATCACAGATAATGTGATTGCGACTCTATCCAAGCTAAAACCGTTTGATTTAGCCATGCTCAAAGCCACTAGTAACGTCAAAGTTAAAACGCTACTGGATAGTGATGAATTAAAACCATTCTGGGTCAATAAATTCAATAAATTACGATTAGAAAAAGATCATACTTTCCAATTTAGAAACCCGGATCCGCAATCAAGAGCGGATTTCTATTGTGGTTATGTTTTATATTTAGTGGCATTAAAGGAAAAACAAAAAGAAGACCCCAATAATTATTATGATCATCTTAAACTGTCCTTCTCGACATTTAATTGCTTTTATGCTGCTCAGGAAATTTTGACGTTCTTAATTGGCAGTTGTAAAAATGATTCCAAAAGAGAAAATATCGACTTTTTATACAATTGCGTAACTAGCCAAAGTACTCCAATACAAGAACACAAAACACCAGGGTGTTTATTACTTGCTAATGCCTATTTTTATCTCGCCGGCTTTTATCAACACCTGAATCTTAAGGCAGAAAGCATTGAATGTTATAAAGAATGCTGGGAACAACTTCATTTGGCTCAATTATTAGAGACTGATTCTGAACGAGAAATTCACAATGCCTACTTTAATAAAGGATTAGCGACCAGTAATGCATTTGGTTTGAATTCCATATCAGACATTAAAGCTCGTTGCCTTGAGTTAGCCTCAGAAGCATTACCCTATCCGGTTCGAAATGCCAGGGAAGCAAATGCTGTAAGGACCTTTGAAAATAGATTTAAAGACAGCATGAGTACGGCGGGTAAAGACGATGAGGACAGTATAACTCGACCAATTATTTTATAA
- the ceg32 gene encoding Dot/Icm T4SS effector Ceg32/SidI encodes MTKIYLLTAPFDEEAKTGDGQYAASLELGFAENYEDIPCQWLKKDKGDYSIPFPTGTTSIPEETVPSAIVLQPVANENTIISGYKLKDAVSSPEKAQEVNNKTASPRTPKIIVKHDNSLQSLTIMDIYSQKPIQFDESKVDEIISSLDTKKVKLEKAIEDNHAELSKIKKQKSKLAYLVRLYKEDKENIQDYCTLNEYIEAHLFNPKFLARHEKALNNFKALKSQFTGPINLKELEKLTDKLTGIKEYSYDFHSNSLPYDLEHDKSFRNFYDFDGLKESVENIIKELEVLNDIRIAVSEKYPNSFKALNEAEEHDDKLKFIDIIFNDGFSTTYDKQTFIKALSALNIEKAIGAYTNVKNQLEKTQDIIANKEGCRNKLISELQTLIANQQEPYLSANEKLGGFYSKRKLSASEGFHLAYQANRRDPVKPEVIDNIITKMKPIDENTHLDIHIRPPDCGVFITPEDIKKFQEAGIKVNITIHEYKQNYTRRYLQQYTHDLMRQANSVQFFNATDRENAVIAATYGDCDKRNTTEPTGVAKKIREVGEDFDLDKYPVQKYDLKGKSGLTVASQKLSTEPDHPLDVVAKAPNILSFGTIRPGKGFEEALKLAQLIKDNSLSIHEKIKRVPIVKLAGDPQDKALMKQIVVERFGKTAVKTYQKTHPYDSQFTNSQRRDYWKNLVRELNAKVKEEGAVLNNPYIEIYPWCEPHELLDLKQNCKYVCRMDDMGMRNNGSAIISVLDVGVVYTKFGSVTDDIFIKGGKYGNAVDIGEYRYGKYSLLKKEKEFKEEHGEEPLPKWLIKNPDSAYKRQSESRDPKDILDSIVAREENQLICDNMEDSNNYRTIVEAQKLLKERFTLKNAVDHLLENIGLGHLIAQEEVDELFETVDPVQAQIDNLGGLADIKTPRLSLSRSCPALGFFGSRCGDLETKLENNKLKESILVI; translated from the coding sequence ATGACTAAAATATACTTATTAACTGCGCCTTTTGATGAAGAGGCAAAAACTGGTGATGGGCAATACGCGGCCTCTTTGGAATTGGGTTTTGCTGAAAATTACGAAGATATACCCTGTCAATGGTTAAAAAAAGATAAAGGTGATTACTCTATTCCGTTTCCAACAGGAACTACTTCCATTCCGGAAGAAACAGTTCCAAGCGCGATAGTATTACAGCCAGTTGCTAACGAAAATACAATCATAAGCGGTTATAAGTTAAAAGATGCTGTTTCATCTCCAGAAAAAGCACAGGAAGTAAATAACAAAACAGCCAGCCCCAGAACGCCAAAAATTATTGTAAAGCACGATAACAGCCTGCAATCACTTACAATAATGGATATTTACTCTCAAAAACCTATTCAATTTGATGAGTCAAAAGTTGATGAAATAATTAGCTCTTTGGATACAAAAAAAGTCAAATTAGAAAAAGCTATAGAAGATAATCACGCTGAGCTGAGTAAAATTAAGAAACAAAAATCCAAATTAGCTTATTTAGTTAGATTATATAAGGAAGACAAAGAGAATATTCAAGATTATTGTACCTTAAATGAATATATCGAAGCTCATTTATTTAATCCTAAATTTTTAGCCAGACATGAAAAAGCACTCAATAATTTTAAGGCACTTAAAAGCCAATTTACTGGCCCTATCAATTTAAAAGAGCTGGAAAAATTAACAGATAAACTGACTGGAATTAAAGAGTACAGTTATGATTTTCATAGTAACAGTTTACCCTATGATTTAGAGCATGATAAAAGTTTCAGAAATTTTTATGATTTTGATGGATTAAAAGAATCAGTTGAAAACATTATCAAAGAGTTAGAGGTACTTAATGATATTCGTATAGCTGTATCTGAGAAATATCCCAATAGCTTTAAAGCACTAAATGAAGCAGAAGAGCACGATGATAAATTAAAATTTATCGATATTATTTTCAACGATGGATTTAGCACCACTTACGACAAACAAACCTTTATCAAGGCCTTATCAGCTCTTAATATTGAAAAGGCGATTGGTGCTTATACAAATGTTAAAAACCAACTGGAAAAAACTCAGGATATTATCGCCAATAAAGAGGGTTGTAGAAATAAATTAATTTCAGAATTACAAACTTTAATTGCAAATCAACAAGAACCTTACCTGTCTGCCAATGAAAAACTTGGCGGTTTTTATAGTAAAAGAAAACTCTCAGCAAGTGAAGGATTTCATTTAGCCTATCAGGCAAACCGACGTGATCCGGTAAAACCTGAAGTGATTGATAACATTATTACCAAAATGAAACCCATTGATGAGAATACTCATCTTGATATTCATATTCGTCCACCCGATTGTGGGGTATTTATTACTCCAGAAGACATCAAAAAATTTCAAGAGGCAGGTATTAAAGTCAATATCACAATTCATGAATACAAACAAAACTATACTCGACGTTATTTACAACAATATACTCATGATTTAATGCGCCAGGCAAACAGCGTGCAATTCTTTAATGCAACAGATAGAGAAAATGCGGTCATTGCTGCTACTTATGGTGATTGTGATAAGCGCAATACAACGGAACCGACTGGTGTTGCAAAAAAAATAAGAGAAGTTGGGGAAGATTTTGACTTAGATAAATACCCGGTTCAAAAATATGATTTAAAAGGAAAATCAGGATTAACCGTAGCATCACAAAAATTAAGTACTGAACCGGATCATCCATTGGATGTAGTAGCCAAGGCCCCTAATATCTTATCTTTTGGTACGATTCGTCCCGGTAAAGGGTTTGAAGAAGCGTTAAAGCTCGCTCAATTGATCAAAGATAACTCTCTTTCTATTCATGAAAAAATAAAACGGGTACCTATTGTAAAACTGGCAGGTGACCCACAAGACAAAGCTTTAATGAAACAAATAGTTGTTGAAAGATTTGGTAAAACAGCGGTCAAAACTTATCAAAAAACTCATCCCTATGATAGTCAATTTACTAATAGTCAGCGCAGAGATTATTGGAAAAATTTGGTTAGGGAGTTAAATGCAAAAGTTAAAGAAGAAGGCGCTGTTCTTAATAATCCTTACATCGAAATATATCCTTGGTGTGAGCCGCATGAATTGCTGGATTTAAAGCAAAACTGTAAATACGTTTGTCGAATGGACGACATGGGCATGAGAAACAATGGCTCAGCAATTATCAGTGTATTAGACGTTGGAGTCGTTTATACTAAATTTGGTTCTGTTACAGACGATATTTTTATTAAAGGCGGCAAATACGGCAATGCCGTTGATATTGGAGAATATCGTTATGGGAAATACAGTCTGTTAAAAAAGGAAAAGGAATTTAAAGAAGAGCATGGGGAAGAACCACTACCTAAGTGGCTAATCAAAAATCCAGACTCTGCTTATAAGCGACAATCAGAATCCAGAGATCCAAAGGATATTTTAGACTCCATTGTCGCAAGAGAAGAAAATCAATTAATATGTGATAATATGGAAGATTCCAATAACTATCGAACAATAGTAGAAGCGCAAAAGTTATTAAAAGAGCGCTTTACACTCAAAAATGCTGTAGATCATTTATTAGAGAATATAGGACTCGGCCATTTAATTGCTCAAGAAGAGGTTGATGAATTATTTGAGACTGTTGATCCAGTGCAAGCACAAATAGATAATTTAGGCGGACTTGCTGATATCAAGACCCCGCGCCTAAGTTTATCACGCTCTTGCCCTGCGTTAGGCTTTTTTGGCTCACGCTGTGGTGACTTGGAGACTAAACTAGAAAATAATAAACTTAAAGAATCAATACTGGTAATTTGA
- a CDS encoding sensor histidine kinase produces the protein MQRLKNIFTVIYQYLLKETEDASHQITLFGIVMMINYPLFGVFWKLEHFQLTEEFILRITATLLCACLAFNQFWPRQILKFLPVFWYIVLLFCLPYFFAYLTLINNGSTLWLMNCVSAIFFLLLVSSVLGALVLLVSGVGLAFFHFYILSNNLFIYIPGTISLFSLIVTFIAAIIIGALFARDREITYAGRLSGMRMLAGSIAHDLRTPLASIYLQAELQELIVERLNNPEVQKDLKENLSKITRGIEMSNQLIRMQLNNIQRDKLDTSTFSIYSIKKLLKASLEEYPFRENQKSLIHLNDKNDFSIWIDEVGFKNMMWNLLKNSLEYIEETNKGEITIWLEQGWEKENFNYLHIKDTAKGLNHKEYEKIFDFFYSGRKEGTGLGLAYCKLLMQAAGGDISCKGKKNEFAHFTLKFPKID, from the coding sequence ATGCAAAGGTTAAAAAATATATTTACTGTCATTTACCAATATTTATTAAAAGAAACCGAGGATGCAAGTCATCAAATTACTTTATTTGGCATCGTCATGATGATTAATTATCCTCTTTTCGGAGTTTTCTGGAAACTGGAACATTTTCAACTGACGGAAGAGTTTATTTTGCGTATCACTGCAACTCTTCTCTGTGCTTGCCTGGCTTTCAATCAATTTTGGCCAAGACAAATATTAAAATTTCTTCCTGTTTTTTGGTATATAGTTCTGCTCTTTTGTTTACCCTACTTTTTTGCTTATTTGACTCTTATAAATAATGGTTCGACCCTTTGGTTAATGAATTGCGTATCGGCTATTTTTTTTCTTTTATTAGTTTCCAGTGTATTGGGAGCTCTTGTATTACTTGTATCAGGTGTTGGGCTTGCTTTTTTTCATTTTTATATTTTATCCAATAATCTGTTTATCTATATCCCAGGAACCATATCACTTTTTAGTTTAATTGTTACGTTTATTGCAGCAATAATCATTGGCGCCTTATTTGCCCGAGATAGAGAAATCACTTATGCCGGACGTTTATCGGGTATGCGTATGCTGGCTGGAAGTATCGCTCATGATTTAAGAACGCCACTTGCCAGCATTTATTTACAGGCTGAATTACAGGAATTGATTGTCGAAAGATTAAATAATCCAGAAGTTCAAAAGGATCTGAAGGAAAATTTAAGCAAAATTACTCGTGGAATAGAAATGAGTAATCAATTAATTCGCATGCAATTAAATAATATTCAACGAGATAAATTAGATACCAGTACATTTTCGATTTATTCCATCAAAAAATTACTCAAAGCCTCTTTAGAGGAATACCCTTTCAGAGAAAATCAAAAATCATTGATTCATTTAAATGATAAAAATGACTTTTCCATCTGGATAGATGAAGTGGGTTTTAAAAATATGATGTGGAATTTGCTAAAAAATAGTCTGGAATATATTGAGGAAACTAATAAAGGCGAAATCACTATTTGGCTAGAACAAGGATGGGAGAAAGAGAATTTTAATTATCTCCATATAAAGGATACCGCTAAAGGCTTAAATCATAAAGAATATGAAAAAATTTTTGATTTCTTCTATTCTGGCAGAAAAGAAGGAACCGGTTTAGGCTTGGCCTATTGTAAACTTCTGATGCAAGCAGCAGGTGGTGATATTTCCTGTAAAGGGAAAAAAAATGAATTCGCTCATTTCACTTTAAAATTTCCCAAAATCGATTAA
- a CDS encoding DegT/DnrJ/EryC1/StrS family aminotransferase yields the protein MSEDKPVRNKALPWEFPGALWIDEEEQRLVDDVIKAHSPFRYYGPDLQNMVDKLEAKFCQKIGIEYALGVNSGTAALHIGMAAFGVGPGDEVLVPGYLWVSCLSAIVRLGAIPVLVDIDQTFCMDPNDLERKISPRSKAIMCVHMSGASGYINKIAAIAEKNNLYLLEDCAQAAGGYYNGKPLGSFGDLAIFSFQLNKNMTSGEGGMIVCKKKSLYQRCFAIHDLGYPRNESGRLNTSNEEFQLWGIGSRMSELTAAFALAQLGKLDKITESMRSSKWRIREALSGINGLTFRKIPDPQGDTGPFLISIYPDKESCRAFTQELHNLGIKGQPGGLACITMREWGLHWYFNNISLVKKKSLCQDGFPWSHPKNKFAQKIHYEHGTLPICDELHDKAALLTIASRLTIEDCEQIVSAFKIAAKRVLK from the coding sequence ATGAGTGAGGATAAACCTGTTCGTAACAAAGCATTGCCTTGGGAATTCCCCGGAGCGCTCTGGATTGATGAGGAAGAACAACGTTTGGTTGATGACGTGATAAAAGCTCATAGTCCTTTTCGTTATTATGGGCCTGATTTGCAAAATATGGTTGATAAGCTGGAAGCCAAATTTTGTCAGAAAATTGGCATTGAATACGCTCTGGGCGTTAATTCTGGAACAGCTGCTTTACATATCGGAATGGCTGCTTTTGGCGTAGGTCCAGGAGATGAAGTTTTAGTTCCAGGTTATCTGTGGGTCAGTTGTCTTTCTGCGATTGTAAGACTCGGGGCTATCCCTGTTTTAGTCGATATTGATCAGACTTTTTGTATGGATCCAAATGATTTAGAACGTAAAATTAGCCCTCGCTCCAAAGCAATTATGTGTGTTCATATGAGTGGCGCATCAGGATACATTAATAAAATCGCAGCCATTGCTGAAAAAAATAATCTCTATCTGTTGGAAGACTGCGCGCAAGCAGCGGGAGGTTATTATAATGGGAAACCTCTTGGTAGTTTCGGTGATCTGGCCATTTTCAGTTTTCAGTTAAACAAAAACATGACGAGTGGAGAAGGAGGAATGATAGTTTGCAAGAAAAAATCCCTCTATCAACGTTGTTTTGCAATCCATGATCTTGGTTATCCGCGTAATGAATCCGGGCGCCTGAATACTTCAAATGAAGAATTTCAACTTTGGGGCATTGGTTCTAGAATGTCTGAATTAACGGCTGCTTTTGCCTTAGCGCAATTAGGAAAACTAGATAAAATTACAGAGTCAATGCGGAGCTCAAAGTGGCGAATTCGTGAAGCCCTAAGCGGAATAAATGGATTAACCTTTCGCAAAATACCAGATCCTCAAGGTGATACTGGTCCCTTTCTTATTAGCATTTATCCTGATAAGGAGTCATGTCGAGCGTTTACTCAGGAATTGCATAACCTGGGTATAAAAGGCCAACCAGGCGGTTTAGCGTGCATTACCATGCGCGAATGGGGTTTGCACTGGTATTTTAACAATATTAGTCTGGTGAAGAAGAAATCACTTTGCCAGGATGGATTTCCCTGGAGTCACCCCAAAAATAAATTTGCTCAGAAAATTCATTATGAGCATGGTACATTGCCAATTTGTGACGAATTGCATGATAAAGCAGCTCTGTTAACTATTGCATCTCGTTTGACAATTGAAGATTGCGAACAAATCGTCTCTGCATTTAAAATAGCGGCAAAACGAGTACTAAAATGA